From the Euphorbia lathyris chromosome 6, ddEupLath1.1, whole genome shotgun sequence genome, one window contains:
- the LOC136233875 gene encoding pentatricopeptide repeat-containing protein At3g04130, mitochondrial gives MVSLIRSCLRTRGFLFDPSFSCALHHASLNYSSALSSLFDSSPVETVETSQFEKPKFDRQEQNQHSAIASQSDIDILVKKIRVGVSYNEIFLSLMDDQACNRIQISHDLVEKLLFRFKDDWKSAFGVFRWAESRTGYEHTPEAYDSMVDILGKMKQMDELKAFLEEMQKGGLVTLKTVGKAMRRFSGAGKWEEAVRLFDKLGTFQLERNTESMNLLLDTLCKERKVELAREIFSVLKSHISPDANTFNIFIHGWCKINRVEEACWTIQEMKGQGFPPCVISYSTIIKFYCCRSDFVKVYELLDEMEAQGCIPNVVTYTSVMSALAKSEKYEQAIGIAVRMKTIGCKPDTLFYNSLIHSLGRAGKSDEAIHVFEVEMSNAGISPNTSTYNSMIAMLCHQGEELKALNLLKKMEGSMICKPDVQTYYPLLKACLRRGQADNMLRQLLVEMVKKHNLSLDVSAYKLLIHGLCKVNKIEWAYCLFEEMVGKDMTPKYQTCRLLLDKVKLNHMYDAAEKIETVMRKL, from the coding sequence ATGGTATCCCTTATTCGTAGCTGTCTTAGAACCAGAGGGTTCCTTTTTGACCCATCATTTTCTTGTGCCCTTCACCATGCTTCCTTGAATTATTCTTCTGCTCTTTCTTCTTTGTTTGATTCTTCCCCTGTGGAAACAGTAGAAACTTCCCAATTTGAGAAACCTAAATTTGATCGTCAAGAACAAAATCAACACTCAGCAATAGCTAGCCAATCTGACATAGATATTCTGGTAAAGAAAATTCGAGTTGGGGTCAGTTATAATGAGATTTTCCTATCTCTTATGGATGATCAAGCGTGTAATCGCATACAGATTTCACATGATCTTGTTGAAAAATTGCTTTTCCGGTTTAAGGATGATTGGAAATCTGCATTTGGTGTCTTTAGATGGGCAGAATCACGAACCGGCTATGAACATACACCAGAAGCTTACGATTCCATGGTTGATATATTGGGGAAAATGAAACAAATGGATGAGCTGAAGGCATTCTTAGAGGAAATGCAGAAAGGAGGTCTTGTTACACTTAAGACAGTAGGTAAGGCTATGAGAAGGTTTTCTGGAGCTGGAAAATGGGAAGAAGCAGTTAGGTTGTTTGACAAGTTAGGGACTTTTCAGTTAGAGAGGAACACGGAGTCTATGAACTTGTTGCTCGACACACTTTGTAAAGAACGCAAGGTTGAGCTGGCCCGTGAGATCTTCTCGGTGCTGAAATCGCACATTTCTCCAGATGCTAACACATTCAACATTTTTATTCATGGTTGGTGTAAAATAAATAGAGTTGAAGAAGCATGCTGGACCATCCAGGAAATGAAAGGACAAGGTTTTCCCCCTTGTGTTATAAGCTATTCCACCATAATTAAGTTCTATTGCTGTAGATCCGACTTTGTCAAGGTTTATGAGCTCCTTGATGAAATGGAAGCCCAAGGGTGCATACCAAATGTTGTTACTTATACTTCTGTGATGAGTGCTCTAGCCAAGTCAGAAAAGTATGAACAAGCTATAGGAATAGCAGTGAGAATGAAGACAATAGGATGTAAACCTGATACGCTTTTTTACAATTCTTTGATCCATTCACTAGGGAGAGCTGGTAAATCAGACGAAGCTATTCATGTTTTCGAAGTAGAGATGTCAAATGCTGGAATTTCACCTAATACATCTACTTATAATTCAATGATTGCTATGTTATGTCACCAAGGTGAAGAATTGAAGGCGTTGAATCTTCTTAAAAAGATGGAAGGCTCGATGATTTGCAAGCCGGACGTTCAGACTTACTATCCGTTGCTTAAGGCATGCCTTAGAAGAGGACAGGCAGATAATATGTTGAGGCAGTTGTTGGTTGAGATGGTGAAAAAGCATAATCTGAGTCTTGATGTCTCAGCATACAAACTCTTGATCCACGGACTCTGTAAAGTAAACAAAATTGAGTGGGCTTATTGTCTCTTTGAGGAAATGGTTGGTAAAGATATGACACCTAAATACCAGACTTGTCGTTTGCTTTTGGACAAAGTGAAGCTAAATCATATGTATGATGCTGCTGAGAAAATTGAGACTGTGATGCGGAAACTATAA